The Immundisolibacter cernigliae genome has a window encoding:
- a CDS encoding ZIP family metal transporter gives MTLLWIVLFTLLGGAASAGAAGALLLVPDRLRERLLPSLVSYAVGAMLAAAFLGLLPEAFEYPGTTPQQVTGVLLGGILLFFVLEKFVLWRHCHTDACAAHGSHAPLATARPWRAAGTLVLVGDSVHNLIDGVLIAAAFLTDTRLGVLTALAIVAHEIPQEIGDVAVLVHSGYSRGKAMLFNLLTNLPTLIGGVVAYFALETLHGALPYVLTLAAASFIYIAVADLIPDLHRRPEPAATLAQVLLIGAGIGTIVLSHLALEHWLH, from the coding sequence ATGACGCTGCTGTGGATCGTGCTTTTCACGCTGCTGGGCGGCGCCGCCAGTGCCGGCGCGGCCGGTGCCCTGCTGCTGGTGCCGGATCGGCTGCGTGAACGCCTGCTGCCGTCGCTGGTCAGCTACGCGGTGGGCGCCATGCTGGCGGCGGCGTTCCTGGGGCTGTTGCCGGAGGCCTTCGAGTATCCCGGCACCACCCCGCAGCAGGTCACCGGCGTCCTGCTGGGCGGCATCCTGCTGTTCTTCGTGCTGGAAAAATTCGTGCTGTGGCGCCATTGCCACACCGACGCCTGCGCCGCCCACGGCAGCCATGCGCCGCTGGCCACGGCGCGGCCCTGGCGGGCGGCCGGCACGCTGGTGCTGGTCGGCGACAGCGTGCACAACCTGATCGACGGCGTGCTGATCGCGGCGGCCTTCCTGACCGACACGCGCCTTGGCGTGCTGACGGCGCTGGCCATCGTGGCGCACGAGATTCCGCAGGAAATCGGCGACGTGGCGGTGCTGGTGCACAGCGGCTACTCCCGCGGCAAGGCCATGCTCTTCAACCTGCTGACCAACCTGCCGACCCTGATCGGCGGTGTGGTCGCCTACTTCGCGCTCGAGACGCTGCACGGCGCGCTGCCCTATGTGCTGACGCTGGCGGCGGCGAGCTTCATCTACATTGCCGTCGCTGACCTGATCCCGGACCTGCACCGCCGGCCGGAGCCGGCCGCCACGCTGGCGCAGGTGCTGCTGATCGGCGCCGGTATCGGCACCATCGTGCTCAGTCACCTCGCGCTGGAGCACTGGTTGCACTGA
- the ftsX gene encoding permease-like cell division protein FtsX — MPRYLERHLQALIGSLGQLYRQRMNTLLTALVIGVSLALPASLLLGLTTLRQATAAWDGDARLTAYLKADLPDAEASALAGKLRKDLAGQADVTLIDRAQALAEFERSSGLGEALALLGENPLPAALVVTPQAPADEATLARLAERLHALPQVDDVQSDLDWVRRLNALLELGKRTLWAFAGLLGAGVVLVTGNTIRLAIFNRRAEIEITKLIGGTDAFIRRPFLYWGLLQGLTGGLVAVLLLVAVNAGLAGPVRTLAGLYGSALRLATPGLFGSLGLLLLGGGLGLAGAALAVGRHLREIEPT, encoded by the coding sequence GTGCCCCGCTACCTCGAACGCCACCTGCAGGCGCTGATCGGCAGCCTCGGCCAGCTGTACCGCCAGCGCATGAACACGCTGCTGACGGCGCTGGTGATCGGCGTCAGTCTGGCGCTGCCGGCGAGCCTGCTGCTGGGCCTTACCACGCTGCGCCAGGCCACCGCCGCCTGGGACGGCGACGCACGCCTGACCGCCTATCTGAAGGCCGACCTGCCGGATGCCGAGGCCAGCGCCCTGGCCGGCAAGCTGCGCAAGGACCTGGCCGGGCAGGCCGACGTGACCCTGATCGACCGCGCCCAGGCGCTGGCCGAGTTCGAACGCAGTTCGGGCCTGGGCGAGGCGCTGGCCCTGCTCGGCGAGAATCCACTGCCGGCCGCGCTGGTAGTGACACCGCAGGCCCCCGCCGACGAGGCAACGCTGGCACGCCTCGCCGAGCGGCTGCACGCGCTGCCGCAGGTCGACGATGTGCAGTCCGACCTGGACTGGGTGCGGCGCCTGAATGCCCTGCTGGAACTGGGCAAACGCACGCTGTGGGCCTTCGCCGGGCTGCTGGGGGCCGGCGTGGTGCTGGTGACCGGCAACACCATTCGCCTGGCCATCTTCAACCGGCGGGCGGAAATCGAAATCACCAAGCTCATCGGCGGTACGGACGCCTTCATCCGCCGGCCGTTCCTGTACTGGGGCCTGCTGCAGGGCCTCACCGGCGGGCTGGTGGCGGTACTGCTGCTGGTCGCGGTCAACGCCGGCCTGGCCGGTCCGGTACGCACGCTGGCCGGCCTGTACGGCTCGGCGCTGCGCCTGGCCACGCCGGGGCTCTTCGGCAGCCTCGGCCTGCTGCTGCTGGGTGGCGGCCTGGGCCTGGCCGGCGCGGCGCTGGCCGTGGGCCGGCATCTGCGCGAGATTGAACCGACCTGA
- the ftsE gene encoding cell division ATP-binding protein FtsE codes for MIRFEHVSKRYANGGDALKDISFTLEAGEIAFVTGHSGAGKSTLLKLIAGIEKPSRGQALVNGQNLARLSRRRLPYYRRGIGIIFQDHKLLPELSVADNVALPLVVAGHHGPEVGRRVRAALDKVGLLGKERSTPQALSGGEQQRVGIARALVARPPLLLADEPTGNLDPELSREVMRLFRDFNQVGVAVLIASHDHALIEEMDARTLTLHAGSLVSDV; via the coding sequence ATGATCCGCTTCGAGCACGTCAGCAAGCGCTACGCCAACGGCGGCGACGCCCTCAAGGACATCAGTTTCACGCTGGAAGCGGGCGAGATCGCCTTCGTCACCGGCCATTCCGGCGCCGGCAAGAGCACCCTGCTGAAGCTGATCGCCGGCATCGAGAAACCCAGCCGCGGTCAGGCGCTGGTCAACGGCCAGAATCTGGCGCGCCTGTCCCGCCGCCGCCTGCCGTACTACCGGCGCGGTATCGGCATCATCTTCCAGGACCACAAGCTGCTGCCGGAGCTCAGCGTGGCCGACAACGTGGCCCTGCCGCTGGTGGTGGCCGGCCACCACGGCCCGGAAGTCGGTCGCCGCGTGCGCGCCGCGCTCGACAAGGTCGGTCTGCTCGGCAAGGAGCGCAGCACCCCGCAGGCCCTGTCCGGCGGCGAGCAGCAGCGGGTCGGCATCGCCCGCGCGCTGGTCGCAAGGCCGCCACTGCTGCTGGCCGACGAGCCGACCGGCAACCTCGACCCGGAGCTGTCGCGCGAGGTGATGCGCCTGTTTCGGGACTTCAACCAGGTCGGCGTGGCAGTGTTGATCGCCAGCCACGACCACGCCCTGATCGAAGAAATGGACGCCCGCACGCTGACCCTGCACGCCGGCAGCCTGGTCAGCGACGTGTAG
- the ftsY gene encoding signal recognition particle-docking protein FtsY, whose protein sequence is MTDSSRPGLFARLRQGLSRTRERLGGGIADLVLGRRSIDALTVEEIETLLLGADAGVEATTALVDDLNDRLARHELADGEAVLAALKERMLKLLAPCEVPAPVFTARPHVILMAGVNGAGKTTTIGKLAQRLKSEGKQVVLAAGDTFRAAAVEQLKVWGERLGVPVISQQPGADPAAVIYDALLAARSRGADVVIADTSGRLHTQAGLMDELRKIRRVMGKFDPAAPHETLLVLDAGNGQNALVQARQFNEAIGVTGLVLTKLDGTAKGGVVLAIASQLGLPIRFIGVGEKADDLRPFVAQDFVEALLSRDTDSPA, encoded by the coding sequence ATGACCGACTCATCCCGGCCGGGCCTGTTCGCCCGCCTGCGTCAGGGCCTCTCGCGCACCCGCGAACGCCTGGGCGGCGGCATTGCCGACCTGGTGCTCGGCCGGCGCAGCATCGACGCCCTCACGGTCGAGGAAATCGAAACCCTGTTGCTGGGCGCCGACGCCGGCGTCGAGGCCACCACGGCGCTGGTCGACGACCTGAACGACCGCCTGGCGCGCCACGAACTGGCCGACGGCGAGGCCGTGCTGGCGGCGCTCAAGGAACGCATGCTCAAGCTGCTGGCCCCGTGCGAGGTGCCGGCACCGGTCTTCACTGCGCGCCCGCACGTCATCCTCATGGCCGGCGTCAACGGCGCCGGCAAGACCACCACCATCGGCAAACTGGCGCAGCGCCTGAAGTCCGAGGGCAAGCAGGTGGTGCTGGCGGCCGGCGACACCTTTCGCGCCGCCGCCGTCGAGCAGCTCAAGGTGTGGGGCGAGCGCCTGGGCGTGCCGGTGATTTCCCAGCAGCCGGGCGCCGATCCGGCGGCCGTGATCTACGACGCGCTGCTGGCGGCGCGCAGCCGCGGTGCCGACGTGGTGATCGCCGACACCTCCGGACGCCTGCACACGCAGGCCGGGCTGATGGACGAGCTGCGCAAGATCCGCCGCGTGATGGGCAAGTTCGACCCCGCCGCGCCGCACGAAACGCTGCTGGTGCTCGACGCCGGCAACGGCCAGAACGCCCTGGTGCAGGCGCGCCAGTTCAACGAGGCGATCGGCGTCACCGGCCTCGTGCTGACCAAGCTCGACGGCACCGCCAAGGGCGGGGTGGTGCTGGCCATCGCCAGTCAGCTGGGCCTGCCGATCCGCTTCATCGGCGTCGGCGAGAAGGCCGACGATCTGCGCCCGTTCGTGGCCCAGGATTTCGTCGAGGCGCTGCTGAGTCGGGATACCGACAGCCCCGCATGA